One Spinacia oleracea cultivar Varoflay chromosome 4, BTI_SOV_V1, whole genome shotgun sequence DNA segment encodes these proteins:
- the LOC110801794 gene encoding mechanosensitive ion channel protein 9 isoform X3, with translation MVQMLDHRLPFFRWFNLWKLCSWLTISQGFFFHLLSLNVAQACSEIIDGLIFWWAEHEVIKRVPTFKQHEILGLLTRKWIRVSILVLIGYNVITLFIHLTVLSLRSICKQRGSQEAAHGGFWQNVLGKHLHTKYVVYFANGMKLSISFIMSSLLLLLSWQLYFGSRLDMKLAKAKSFWHFGLWTFVSLLVCSFLWLIKTFVLLAWEVNTVYHRLEPRIVDISQLLYFLGILGCSKHDIFRFRHKIAEGYEDETPVGTKGVFLRSYIGDSISIFFRSISKGSSKKLIVEKKEMVKNDLLILKEHRYPTMDDLQRASHYFLMAKKHLLKETYISDILKTFDQTGDNREILKKLIIGHREEQNNIEGKLLLKIFTFSSRNSWSIHEEEDGKEEQDHVAQDSSSSDGKQSNNCEWEHFVRLFPSIRTEHPIPLSEIQTWVERAHNQCMFLANTLSSADEVSGCLNKIISWLLIGATFIMWLLLTGLATTQVLVLVASPLLAATFVFGNTCKTLFEGILFVYVVHPLDVGDLCIIDKNMMEVTAIGIWTTTFSKVDICGTQEVVIYPNLELANRVIINHKTKFDWSDCVEFNMGYVRNTNINLQQELSDSVNCELVKKKFDILPSSLNLTVSAVGGSIKLVIRLKYKSDNTTSWTYSECLRRKDQLQADFYLLMQDVISKFKADQKGN, from the exons ATGGTACAGATGTTGGATCACAGACTGCCCTTCTTCAGATGGTTCAATTTGTGGAAGCTGTGTAGTTGGCTGACCATATCTCAAGGTTTTTTCTTCCACCT ATTAAGCCTTAATGTTGCACAAGCTTGTTCAGAGATTATCGACGGTCTCATTTTCTGGTGGGCGGAACATGAGGTAATAAAACGTGTTCCAACATTTAAGCAGCATGAAATACTTGGATTGCTCACCCGGAAGTGGATCCGGGTATCAATCCTTGTCCTCATTGGTTACAATGTCATTACTTTGTTTATCCATTTAACCGTGTTGTCACTTCGAAGCATTTGCAAACAACGTGGTTCTCAGGAAGCAGCTCATGGAGGGTTTTGGCAAAATGTATTAGGAAAACACTTGCATACTAAATACGTAGTGTATTTTGCCAATGGGATGAAATTGAGCATCAGCTTCATAATGAGCTCACTATTGCTTCTACTTTCTTGGCAACTGTACTTTGGCTCACGCCTAGACATGAAGTTAGCCAAAGCCAAAAGTTTTTGGCATTTTGGATTATGGACATTTGTAAGTCTGTTGGTATGCTCCTTTCTTTGGTTAATCAAAACTTTTGTGTTACTAGCATGGGAAGTTAATACAGTGTATCATAGATTGGAGCCTAGAATCGTTGACATAAGTCAACTATTGTACTTTCTTGGCATCCTTGGTTGCTCCAAACATGATATTTTCAGATTTCGACATAAAATTGCTGAAGGTTATGAAGATGAAACACCGGTAGGAACCAAAGGTGTTTTCTTAAGAAGTTATATTGGCGATTCAATATCAATATTTTTCAGATCTATTTCAAAGGGGAGTAGCAAGAAACTGATCGTAGAAAAGAAGGAAATGGTCAAGAATGACTTGCTGATTCTGAAGGAGCATCGTTATCCGACCATGGATGATTTACAACGGGCGAGTCATTACTTCTTAATGGCTAAAAAACATCTGTTGAAGGAGACGTATATTTCCGACATTCTGAAAACTTTTGATCAAACTGGTGATAATAG GGAAATTTTGAAGAAACTAATTATTGGCCATCGTGAAGAACAAAACAATATTGAAGGGAAATTACTGTTGAAAATATTCACctttagttcaagaaatagCTGGTCTATTCATGAAGAAGAAGACGGAAAAGAGGAGCAAGATCATGTAGCACAGGACTCCAGTTCAAGTGATGGCAAACAAAGCAATAATTGTGAGTGGGAACATTTTGTTCGATTGTTTCCGAGCATCAGAACAGAACATCCAATTCCCTTAAGTGAAATTCAAACTTGGGTG GAGAGGGCACACAATCAGTGTATGTTCCTAGCCAATACTCTAAGTAGTGCAGATGAAGTTTCAGGCTGTTTGAACAAAATTATCAGTTGGCTTCTAATAGGTGCGACTTTCATAATGTGGCTTCTTCTTACTGGATTGGCTACGACACAAGTACTCGTCCTCGTTGCATCACCGTTGCTGGCCGCAACTTTTGTATTTGGAAACACTTGCAAAACTTTGTTCGAAGGAATCCTTTTTGTGTACGTTGTTCATCCCCTCGACGTTGGAGATTTATGTATCATTGATAAGAATATG ATGGAGGTTACAGCAATAGGTATTTGGACAACTACTTTCTCAAAGGTTGATATATGTGGCACGCAAGAGGTGGTGATATATCCCAATTTAGAGCTGGCCAACAGAGTCATAATCAATCACAAAACCAAGTTTGATTGGAGTGATTGTGTAGAATTCAATATGGGCTATGTGAGGAATACGAACATCAACCTGCAGCAAGAGCTAAGTGATTC TGTTAATTGTGAGTTGGTCAAGAAAAAGTTTGACATTCTGCCAAGTTCTCTTAACCTGACTGTCTCAGCAGTAGGGGGTAGCATCAAGTTAGTCATCCGTCTGAAATACAAGTCCGACAATACAACAAGTTGGACGTACTCCGAATGTCTCCGGCGAAAGGATCAACTACAAGCTGATTTTTATTTACTTATGCAGGATGTTATTAGCAAATTCAAG GCTGATCAAAAGGGAAATTAG
- the LOC110801794 gene encoding mechanosensitive ion channel protein 9 isoform X1, translating into MDPLKLHSKSDPATSHENLNQVVCRSSHIQNSFPHVVNFDEEDDFSTMPPKFVRKKLRYLTLDLIVGNIIRPSAYILQRVGVWLICFLVLCVCLVLMPIGVTLVYSCILTVALATLPLLIVSLLITRFFQFIKYGYDYKKLTNFKHLIRGWLYIDVAMVLVGLWIFFPIAKYVPSLKQVMVLDLPFTKWVEIITIMCGFYLISYVIYLFTHQLTRIINARLSLNVAQACSEIIDGLIFWWAEHEVIKRVPTFKQHEILGLLTRKWIRVSILVLIGYNVITLFIHLTVLSLRSICKQRGSQEAAHGGFWQNVLGKHLHTKYVVYFANGMKLSISFIMSSLLLLLSWQLYFGSRLDMKLAKAKSFWHFGLWTFVSLLVCSFLWLIKTFVLLAWEVNTVYHRLEPRIVDISQLLYFLGILGCSKHDIFRFRHKIAEGYEDETPVGTKGVFLRSYIGDSISIFFRSISKGSSKKLIVEKKEMVKNDLLILKEHRYPTMDDLQRASHYFLMAKKHLLKETYISDILKTFDQTGDNREILKKLIIGHREEQNNIEGKLLLKIFTFSSRNSWSIHEEEDGKEEQDHVAQDSSSSDGKQSNNCEWEHFVRLFPSIRTEHPIPLSEIQTWVERAHNQCMFLANTLSSADEVSGCLNKIISWLLIGATFIMWLLLTGLATTQVLVLVASPLLAATFVFGNTCKTLFEGILFVYVVHPLDVGDLCIIDKNMMEVTAIGIWTTTFSKVDICGTQEVVIYPNLELANRVIINHKTKFDWSDCVEFNMGYVRNTNINLQQELSDSVNCELVKKKFDILPSSLNLTVSAVGGSIKLVIRLKYKSDNTTSWTYSECLRRKDQLQADFYLLMQDVISKFKADQKGN; encoded by the exons ATGGATCCATTAAAATTACACAGTAAGAGTGATCCCGCTACTTCCCATGAAAACCTCAACCAAGTTGTTTGTAGGTCATCCCACATCCAAAATAGTTTTCCTCATGTAGTAAACTTCGACGAGGAGGATGATTTTTCAACCATGCCACCAAAATTTGTTAGAAAGAAGCTCCGTTATCTAACCTTGGATTTAATTGTGGGAAATATTATACGCCCGAGTGCGTATATTTTACAACGTGTTGGTGTATGGTTAATTTGTTTTTTGGTTCTTTGTGTGTGTTTGGTGTTGATGCCAATCGGAGTTACACTGGTTTACTCTTGCATATTAACAGTTGCCCTTGCAACCTTGCCATTGTTAATTGTTTCACTTTTAATCACACGGTTTTTTCAATTCATCAAGTATGGTTATGATTATAAAAAACTCACCAATTTTAAGCATCTGATTCGTGGCTGGCTATACATAGATGTAGCCATGGTTTTGGTGGGTTTATGGATTTTTTTCCCAATTGCTAAATATGTTCCTTCTTTAAAACAAGTGATGGTTTTAGACTTACCGTTCACAAAATGGGTTGAGATAATCACCATTATGTGTGGCTTTTACCTTATTAGCTATGTCATATATTTATTTACCCATCAACTAACTCGGATCATTAATGCTAGATTAAGCCTTAATGTTGCACAAGCTTGTTCAGAGATTATCGACGGTCTCATTTTCTGGTGGGCGGAACATGAGGTAATAAAACGTGTTCCAACATTTAAGCAGCATGAAATACTTGGATTGCTCACCCGGAAGTGGATCCGGGTATCAATCCTTGTCCTCATTGGTTACAATGTCATTACTTTGTTTATCCATTTAACCGTGTTGTCACTTCGAAGCATTTGCAAACAACGTGGTTCTCAGGAAGCAGCTCATGGAGGGTTTTGGCAAAATGTATTAGGAAAACACTTGCATACTAAATACGTAGTGTATTTTGCCAATGGGATGAAATTGAGCATCAGCTTCATAATGAGCTCACTATTGCTTCTACTTTCTTGGCAACTGTACTTTGGCTCACGCCTAGACATGAAGTTAGCCAAAGCCAAAAGTTTTTGGCATTTTGGATTATGGACATTTGTAAGTCTGTTGGTATGCTCCTTTCTTTGGTTAATCAAAACTTTTGTGTTACTAGCATGGGAAGTTAATACAGTGTATCATAGATTGGAGCCTAGAATCGTTGACATAAGTCAACTATTGTACTTTCTTGGCATCCTTGGTTGCTCCAAACATGATATTTTCAGATTTCGACATAAAATTGCTGAAGGTTATGAAGATGAAACACCGGTAGGAACCAAAGGTGTTTTCTTAAGAAGTTATATTGGCGATTCAATATCAATATTTTTCAGATCTATTTCAAAGGGGAGTAGCAAGAAACTGATCGTAGAAAAGAAGGAAATGGTCAAGAATGACTTGCTGATTCTGAAGGAGCATCGTTATCCGACCATGGATGATTTACAACGGGCGAGTCATTACTTCTTAATGGCTAAAAAACATCTGTTGAAGGAGACGTATATTTCCGACATTCTGAAAACTTTTGATCAAACTGGTGATAATAG GGAAATTTTGAAGAAACTAATTATTGGCCATCGTGAAGAACAAAACAATATTGAAGGGAAATTACTGTTGAAAATATTCACctttagttcaagaaatagCTGGTCTATTCATGAAGAAGAAGACGGAAAAGAGGAGCAAGATCATGTAGCACAGGACTCCAGTTCAAGTGATGGCAAACAAAGCAATAATTGTGAGTGGGAACATTTTGTTCGATTGTTTCCGAGCATCAGAACAGAACATCCAATTCCCTTAAGTGAAATTCAAACTTGGGTG GAGAGGGCACACAATCAGTGTATGTTCCTAGCCAATACTCTAAGTAGTGCAGATGAAGTTTCAGGCTGTTTGAACAAAATTATCAGTTGGCTTCTAATAGGTGCGACTTTCATAATGTGGCTTCTTCTTACTGGATTGGCTACGACACAAGTACTCGTCCTCGTTGCATCACCGTTGCTGGCCGCAACTTTTGTATTTGGAAACACTTGCAAAACTTTGTTCGAAGGAATCCTTTTTGTGTACGTTGTTCATCCCCTCGACGTTGGAGATTTATGTATCATTGATAAGAATATG ATGGAGGTTACAGCAATAGGTATTTGGACAACTACTTTCTCAAAGGTTGATATATGTGGCACGCAAGAGGTGGTGATATATCCCAATTTAGAGCTGGCCAACAGAGTCATAATCAATCACAAAACCAAGTTTGATTGGAGTGATTGTGTAGAATTCAATATGGGCTATGTGAGGAATACGAACATCAACCTGCAGCAAGAGCTAAGTGATTC TGTTAATTGTGAGTTGGTCAAGAAAAAGTTTGACATTCTGCCAAGTTCTCTTAACCTGACTGTCTCAGCAGTAGGGGGTAGCATCAAGTTAGTCATCCGTCTGAAATACAAGTCCGACAATACAACAAGTTGGACGTACTCCGAATGTCTCCGGCGAAAGGATCAACTACAAGCTGATTTTTATTTACTTATGCAGGATGTTATTAGCAAATTCAAG GCTGATCAAAAGGGAAATTAG
- the LOC110801794 gene encoding mechanosensitive ion channel protein 9 isoform X2: MDPLKLHSKSDPATSHENLNQVVCRSSHIQNSFPHVVNFDEEDDFSTMPPKFVRKKLRYLTLDLIVGNIIRPSAYILQRVGVWLICFLVLCVCLVLMPIGVTLVYSCILTVALATLPLLIVSLLITRFFQFIKYGYDYKKLTNFKHLIRGWLYIDVAMVLVGLWIFFPIAKYVPSLKQVMVLDLPFTKWVEIITIMCGFYLISYVIYLFTHQLTRIINARLSLNVAQACSEIIDGLIFWWAEHEVIKRVPTFKQHEILGLLTRKWIRVSILVLIGYNVITLFIHLTVLSLRSICKQRGSQEAAHGGFWQNVLGKHLHTKYVVYFANGMKLSISFIMSSLLLLLSWQLYFGSRLDMKLAKAKSFWHFGLWTFVSLLVCSFLWLIKTFVLLAWEVNTVYHRLEPRIVDISQLLYFLGILGCSKHDIFRFRHKIAEGYEDETPVGTKGVFLRSYIGDSISIFFRSISKGSSKKLIVEKKEMVKNDLLILKEHRYPTMDDLQRASHYFLMAKKHLLKETYISDILKTFDQTGDNREILKKLIIGHREEQNNIEGKLLLKIFTFSSRNSWSIHEEEDGKEEQDHVAQDSSSSDGKQSNNCEWEHFVRLFPSIRTEHPIPLSEIQTWVERAHNQCMFLANTLSSADEVSGCLNKIISWLLIGATFIMWLLLTGLATTQVLVLVASPLLAATFVFGNTCKTLFEGILFVYVVHPLDVGDLCIIDKNMMEVTAIGIWTTTFSKVDICGTQEVVIYPNLELANRVIINHKTKFDWSDCVEFNMGYVRNTNINLQQELSDSHTISLLKKHN; encoded by the exons ATGGATCCATTAAAATTACACAGTAAGAGTGATCCCGCTACTTCCCATGAAAACCTCAACCAAGTTGTTTGTAGGTCATCCCACATCCAAAATAGTTTTCCTCATGTAGTAAACTTCGACGAGGAGGATGATTTTTCAACCATGCCACCAAAATTTGTTAGAAAGAAGCTCCGTTATCTAACCTTGGATTTAATTGTGGGAAATATTATACGCCCGAGTGCGTATATTTTACAACGTGTTGGTGTATGGTTAATTTGTTTTTTGGTTCTTTGTGTGTGTTTGGTGTTGATGCCAATCGGAGTTACACTGGTTTACTCTTGCATATTAACAGTTGCCCTTGCAACCTTGCCATTGTTAATTGTTTCACTTTTAATCACACGGTTTTTTCAATTCATCAAGTATGGTTATGATTATAAAAAACTCACCAATTTTAAGCATCTGATTCGTGGCTGGCTATACATAGATGTAGCCATGGTTTTGGTGGGTTTATGGATTTTTTTCCCAATTGCTAAATATGTTCCTTCTTTAAAACAAGTGATGGTTTTAGACTTACCGTTCACAAAATGGGTTGAGATAATCACCATTATGTGTGGCTTTTACCTTATTAGCTATGTCATATATTTATTTACCCATCAACTAACTCGGATCATTAATGCTAGATTAAGCCTTAATGTTGCACAAGCTTGTTCAGAGATTATCGACGGTCTCATTTTCTGGTGGGCGGAACATGAGGTAATAAAACGTGTTCCAACATTTAAGCAGCATGAAATACTTGGATTGCTCACCCGGAAGTGGATCCGGGTATCAATCCTTGTCCTCATTGGTTACAATGTCATTACTTTGTTTATCCATTTAACCGTGTTGTCACTTCGAAGCATTTGCAAACAACGTGGTTCTCAGGAAGCAGCTCATGGAGGGTTTTGGCAAAATGTATTAGGAAAACACTTGCATACTAAATACGTAGTGTATTTTGCCAATGGGATGAAATTGAGCATCAGCTTCATAATGAGCTCACTATTGCTTCTACTTTCTTGGCAACTGTACTTTGGCTCACGCCTAGACATGAAGTTAGCCAAAGCCAAAAGTTTTTGGCATTTTGGATTATGGACATTTGTAAGTCTGTTGGTATGCTCCTTTCTTTGGTTAATCAAAACTTTTGTGTTACTAGCATGGGAAGTTAATACAGTGTATCATAGATTGGAGCCTAGAATCGTTGACATAAGTCAACTATTGTACTTTCTTGGCATCCTTGGTTGCTCCAAACATGATATTTTCAGATTTCGACATAAAATTGCTGAAGGTTATGAAGATGAAACACCGGTAGGAACCAAAGGTGTTTTCTTAAGAAGTTATATTGGCGATTCAATATCAATATTTTTCAGATCTATTTCAAAGGGGAGTAGCAAGAAACTGATCGTAGAAAAGAAGGAAATGGTCAAGAATGACTTGCTGATTCTGAAGGAGCATCGTTATCCGACCATGGATGATTTACAACGGGCGAGTCATTACTTCTTAATGGCTAAAAAACATCTGTTGAAGGAGACGTATATTTCCGACATTCTGAAAACTTTTGATCAAACTGGTGATAATAG GGAAATTTTGAAGAAACTAATTATTGGCCATCGTGAAGAACAAAACAATATTGAAGGGAAATTACTGTTGAAAATATTCACctttagttcaagaaatagCTGGTCTATTCATGAAGAAGAAGACGGAAAAGAGGAGCAAGATCATGTAGCACAGGACTCCAGTTCAAGTGATGGCAAACAAAGCAATAATTGTGAGTGGGAACATTTTGTTCGATTGTTTCCGAGCATCAGAACAGAACATCCAATTCCCTTAAGTGAAATTCAAACTTGGGTG GAGAGGGCACACAATCAGTGTATGTTCCTAGCCAATACTCTAAGTAGTGCAGATGAAGTTTCAGGCTGTTTGAACAAAATTATCAGTTGGCTTCTAATAGGTGCGACTTTCATAATGTGGCTTCTTCTTACTGGATTGGCTACGACACAAGTACTCGTCCTCGTTGCATCACCGTTGCTGGCCGCAACTTTTGTATTTGGAAACACTTGCAAAACTTTGTTCGAAGGAATCCTTTTTGTGTACGTTGTTCATCCCCTCGACGTTGGAGATTTATGTATCATTGATAAGAATATG ATGGAGGTTACAGCAATAGGTATTTGGACAACTACTTTCTCAAAGGTTGATATATGTGGCACGCAAGAGGTGGTGATATATCCCAATTTAGAGCTGGCCAACAGAGTCATAATCAATCACAAAACCAAGTTTGATTGGAGTGATTGTGTAGAATTCAATATGGGCTATGTGAGGAATACGAACATCAACCTGCAGCAAGAGCTAAGTGATTC GCACACTATTTCTTTGCTTAAGAAACATAATTAA